CTAAGTCCTTGCTGAGCATTTAAACCTCAAACCCTAATCGCCAATGTTCCCCGCCGACTCCGCTGGTAGGCGTGCACCCTTTGCCGGCGTCTAACTCCTGGCTGATTCCCTTCAGGTGACGGGACCCTTGTGCTAAAGCAGCTTTAATTTCAATCAATCGTCTTTACTCTCGTCCGCCTCAATCTCACACAATAGTGGATGCTCATTCTCCTGGGCGAACTGATTAACCTGAGCGGCCTTTGTCTCCGCTATATCCCGAGTATAGACACCGCACACTGCTTTTCCCCGCGTGTGTACTTGCAACATCAACTGTGTGGCGCGCTCACGGTTAACCCCAAAAAACAACTCCAGAGTCTCTACGACAAAGTCCATGGGGGTGTAGTCATCGTTCAACATGATGACCTTGTACATAGGCGGGCGTTTGAGCCGTGGCGGCGCCTCCTCCAGTGCGAGCCCACCCTCGGAACCCTCACCGTCGAAATAGTCTTCTCCAGAATCACTGGAGCCTAGTTTAATGACCTGCAAAATACTCATAACAATTATCAATGTGTTCTATCGAGCCTTGATAGTGCAGCATGCTCAACCATAAATGACCTGCCATTGTAACCTTATTTGACCAACGACACAGGGAGATCACAGCCTCAAGCGCGGTTTCTTGACATTCCTATAGCAGTTGACTACAAGAGGTAGTGCCTGCTCATTCACAGCCGTTAGTCGCAGATAGGATCGCAGCCGATTAATCCGCAGGTCAAATAAATATAAAAACTCTGTAAGGTGGCCGACTGGCCACTCAGGCAATTAGAGGGAGTTCGATATGCCTACTGGTACCGTGAAGTGGTTCAACAACGCTAAGGGATATGGGTTTATTCTTGCAGATGAAGGAGGGGAGGATCTGTTTGCGCACTATTCCGCTATTCAGATGGAAGGCTACCGAACCCTAAAGGCCGGCCAACAGGTCACCTTTGATATCGTCAGAGGCGACAAAGGCTATCACGCCGCCAATATTTCCACCGCAGTGGCGGCAGAGACCGCACCTAGCCCCCAAAGCCCCAAAGTGGCCGCTATTGCAGATCCCAACCACTCTGAAACAGAGCGGGAAAAAGAGGCAGAGATGCTCGACTAACCCTGCAAGCCCGCACAAGCAGACCCCGCCAACAAAAAAGCCCCTTGCTGCAAAGCAAAGGGCTTTTTCTAGCTAGGGCCAGGTTGATTAAAAAACCTAGCCCCAAATCAGCCAATTAGGCCATGTGCTTGATCACTTCGTCACCAAACGCAGAGCAGGATTTCAGCTCAGCACCATCCATCAGGCGCTCGAAATCGTAGGTTACGGTTTTCGCTTCGATAGCACCTTCCATACCCTTGATTACCAGGTCAGCAGCTTCGTTCCAGCCCAGGTGACGCAGCATCATCTCAGCGGAAAGAATCAGAGAGCCCGGGTTAACCTTGTCCTGGCCAGCGTACTTAGGTGCAGTACCGTGGGTTGCTTCGAACAGGGCAACGTCGTCGGACAGGTTTGCGCCCGGAGCGATACCGATACCACCAACCTGTGCAGCCAGCGCGTCAGACAGGTAGTCACCGTTTAGGTTCAGGGTAGCAATTACGTCGTACTCAGCCGGACGCAGCAGGATCTGCTGCAGCATAGCGTCAGCAATTACATCCTTAACA
The DNA window shown above is from Microbulbifer variabilis and carries:
- the clpS gene encoding ATP-dependent Clp protease adapter ClpS, giving the protein MSILQVIKLGSSDSGEDYFDGEGSEGGLALEEAPPRLKRPPMYKVIMLNDDYTPMDFVVETLELFFGVNRERATQLMLQVHTRGKAVCGVYTRDIAETKAAQVNQFAQENEHPLLCEIEADESKDD
- the cspD gene encoding cold shock domain-containing protein CspD, yielding MPTGTVKWFNNAKGYGFILADEGGEDLFAHYSAIQMEGYRTLKAGQQVTFDIVRGDKGYHAANISTAVAAETAPSPQSPKVAAIADPNHSETEREKEAEMLD